The Vicinamibacteria bacterium sequence TGCGCTCGAGTGCGGCGAGCGACTGGGTCAGGATGCTCGTGTGCATATCGCCATGCATCGTCGGGGCCACGAGCACGCGGGTTTCGCCTCGCTCCATCCGGCCTAGCGCCGCGGCCAGGGTAGCCGTCAGCACGTTGTCGGCAACACCCTGAGCCATCTTGTTGACGGAGTTGTAGGTCGCGGGAGCGAGGAGATAACCGGCGAAGCGCTTCTCGTCGCTCAGATGCTCCGACGAGGGAGTCAGGCGCGTCACGACGGGGTTCGTCGTCGACCACTCGAGAGCGTCCTCGGTCGTGTAACGAAGCGCCTCTTTCGAGCAGTAGGCGACGACATCGGCGCCTTGCCGCCTGAGTGCTCTGGCGATGAAAGGAGCCTTGATGGCGGCGATTCCGCCCGAGACGAGTAAAGCGATTCGCTTTCCCTGGAGATGGCGGCCCACGCTAGGGACGTCGTGATCCCCCATCTCCGACCGCCGAGGGGGGGTCATGGCCCAGCGTTTCATGCGGAATCTCCCGCCGACGTCAAAGGAAAGACGCCGATACAATGCTCTTGGACGATCTCACCCCGTATCACGTGGCGCTGAATGATTTCCTCGAGCACCGGGGGATCGCAGGCTGCGTACCAGCTTCCCTCGGGATAGACGACCGCGATTGGCCCGCCCTCACATATACGCAAACAGTTCGCTTTCGTCCTGGCACAGCCGCCAGCTTCGGAAAGTCCGAGCTCTCGGAGCCGGCTCTTCAAGTAGTCCCAGGCCACCAGGGACCGGTCGCGGTCGCAGCACTTTGGCTTCGTTTGATCGCAACACAGGAAAACGTGTCGACGGGAACGGGGAAGACCCACCGACTCGGCGGCTTTGATCTGTTTCTCACGCGTGCTCGTCATCGTCGGAACCCGACTGCCCACCTCATGAAGGGCACGAAGCTTCGACGAAGCCGCGGCCCACCGCAATCATCTCACGAACGCCGCGACCGGCGGTCCATCGCCACACCCGATGCCGTCGGTTGCGTCCAGAGCGAAACGAGTCAGGCGAACTTTCTCACGAGTCCCACGACGACCCCACGCAGGTTGACGAGCTCCGGCTTCACGACGATGGGCTCGAAGCGTGGATTGGCTGGCCTGAGCTCGATGCTATCTCCCTGACGATAGAAGCGCTTGACGGTCGCTTCTCCATCAACCAGCGCAACGACCGTTTGCCCAGGATCCGCAGTGTCTCGACTCTGCACTACGAGTACGTCTCCGTCGAGGATGCCGTCCTCGACCATGCTGTTCCCGCTGACGCGCAGAGCGAAGTGCTCTCCATGCCTCAAGAGAGATTCGGGAACCGGGATCGAGTCCTGGGTTTCCGAAGCCTCCAGAGGTCGGCCGGCCACGACCGTGCCTAGAAGGGGCAGGCTCACCGCTGTCGGATCCTCCTCGCGCTTGACGATGACGAGAGCTCGCTTCTGGTTCTTCCACGGAGACTTGATGTAGCCCTTCCGGTGAAGCTGGAGAAGGTGCTTCCTTGCCGAGTTCAACGAAGCGAAGCCGAACTTGCGGCGAATCTCTTCGTAGGACGGCGGCATTCCGTTCTCGCGACGATATTCC is a genomic window containing:
- a CDS encoding (2Fe-2S) ferredoxin domain-containing protein, whose protein sequence is MTSTREKQIKAAESVGLPRSRRHVFLCCDQTKPKCCDRDRSLVAWDYLKSRLRELGLSEAGGCARTKANCLRICEGGPIAVVYPEGSWYAACDPPVLEEIIQRHVIRGEIVQEHCIGVFPLTSAGDSA
- the lexA gene encoding transcriptional repressor LexA; the protein is MDLTKKQRAIYEFLKEYRRENGMPPSYEEIRRKFGFASLNSARKHLLQLHRKGYIKSPWKNQKRALVIVKREEDPTAVSLPLLGTVVAGRPLEASETQDSIPVPESLLRHGEHFALRVSGNSMVEDGILDGDVLVVQSRDTADPGQTVVALVDGEATVKRFYRQGDSIELRPANPRFEPIVVKPELVNLRGVVVGLVRKFA